The nucleotide window GACGGCCCGTCCTCGCGGGACTGTCCGATCCGGACCGTCCCGCGGCCGAGCTGCCCCGGCGCCGCTGACGGGTCAGGCGTGGCCCGCCCCGAAGAGGTACCGGTTGGCGATGTCGATCACGAACCGGCCGCCGTACCCCGGGTAGCGGTCCACGATCGCCGCCTTGTACGCGTCGCCGTCGTCGCCCAGCAGCTCCTCCGCGTCGGCGAGGTACCGGCTCACCTCGCCGAACACCTCCGGCCCGGCCGGGGTGCCGTGCCCGACGAGGATCGTGTCGTACCCCGCTTCGCCCGCCAGGCGCTCGATCGCCTTCCGCCAGCCCGCGATGTCGTTGTTGCCCAGGAACAGGTGGATGTCGTGGTACACCAGGTCCTGGGCGACGAGCACGCCCTGCTCGGGCAGCTTGATCACCAGCTCGTCGGCCGCCTCGCCGCCGGTGTGGGCCTCGAACACGAACGGCACGCCGTCGATCACCTCGGTGCCCGGTTCGATGACCACCGCCGGGGTGACTTCGGCTGTCAGGATGGGGGCGCCGGTCGGGTCCTGGCCGTCGTCGAGGGCCGCGATCTGGTCGCGGACCACGGCGAGCGCGTGCACCGGGGCGCCGAAGCGGTTGGCGCCGCCGAAGTGGTCGGGGTGGGCGTGGGTGATGATCACCCGATCGAGGGGCTTGCCCAGGCCCCGGGCGTAGGCCGCGACCTCGTCGGCGTAGCCGCGGACGAACTGCGCGTCGACGACGACGACCCGCGACGGGGTCTCGATCAGCTGGGTGGTGACGTTGACGCTGTCGTCCGGCGCCATGTAGCTGTGCAGGCGCACCGCGCCCTTGTCGATGACGGTGATCGTGCCGTTCATGATCGCTCCTCCTGGTCGGACGGCGCCCTGTCGGCGTCGCGATCACCACTTTCGTCCCGCAACCGCAGGCCGGCGAGATACCGTGGAGACTCACCATGGTCAAAAGCGGACACGGAGCCGTGATGTCGATCCCGAACCTCGGCTTCGCCCCGCCGGAGGCCGGCGTCCCCGGCTTCGAGATCGTCGGCCTGGCCACCCTGCACGGCCGGATGCGGCGCCCCGGCGAGCTCCACCGCGTCGCCTTCCACAGCCTCACGCTGGTCACCGCGGGAACCGGCACGCGCACGGTCGACTTCGTGACCCACCCCTGCCGCCCGGGCACGCTGCTGTGGGTCCGGCCGGGCCAGGTCCAGCGCTACGGCGACCTCGGCACCACGGACGGCGTGCACCTGATGTTCACCCCGGCCTTCCCGCCGTCGTTCAGCGGCGCCGAGCACCTGGTCAGCGCGTGGTACGGCCCGGTCTGCCACCAGCTGGGGACGAGCCCGGAGTACGCCGTGCTCGCCACGCTGCTGAGCCAGCTGCGCGCGGAGGCCGCCCGTCCGCCGGGGACGGTGTCGGCGGAGATCCTCGGGCTGCAGCTCGCGGCGCTGCTCCTGCACGTCGGCCGGCTGCCCGACGACCGCCCACGCGCGGGCGGCGACGTCTACGCCCGCTTCCGCGCCGAGCTCGAACGGTCGTACGCGACGGTGCGCCGCGCGGAGGACTACGCCCACCGCCTCGGCTACACGGTGAAGACGCTGACCCGCGCCTGCGTGGCCGCCACCGGCCAGCCGGTCAAGCACGTCATCGACGGCCGCGTGGCGCTGGAAGCCCAGCGCCTGCTGGCCCACACGGACGAGCCGGTCGCGGCCGTCGCGCGCCGGCTCGGGTTCAGCGAGCCGACCAACTTCGGCAAGTTCTTCACACGCCGGACCGGCAGTACGCCGGGGGAATTCCGGCGGGTGCACCGGCCGTCGAATCCGTCGAACGAGCCGTTTCGTTACCCGGCCGAGCCTGCGGACGCTTGACGGCGGCAGGTATGACTGCGTAGACATGTCAGCGCAGTCACACGGTTCACCAGGCACGATGCCTCGGGTGAGCGAAGCACCGGGAGAAGCAATGACGCGATCGGGCCGGGGTGGGAATTCGTCCGCACCCAGCAGCAAGGACGTGGCCCTGGCCGCCGGCGTCTCGCAGAAGACCGTCTCCCGGGTCTTCAACAACGAGCAGTACGTCTCGGCCGACGTCCGGCAGCGGGTGCTGGCCGCCGCCGAAGAGATCGGCTACCGGCCCAACAACGCCGCCCGGGCGCTCGCGTCCGGCCGGACCCGCTCGATCGGGGTCGTCACGCTGGGCACCGGGCTCTACGGGCCCGCGTCCCTGCTCGTCGGCATCGAACGGGCCGTGCAGAACGCCGGCTACGCGCTGCGCGTGGTCAGCACCCTGGAGGGTGACCCCTCCGGCGTCGCCGGCGCCGTCGAGTCGCTGCTCGAGCAGGGCGTCGACGGCATCGTCATCTCCGAACCCATCGACGAGGGCCCGCTGGCCCTGCAGGTGGACGTCCCGGTCCTGGTCTTCGGCGCCCCGCCGTCGTTCACCGCCCCCCGGCTGATCACCGCGGGCGTGATCTCGGAAGAGCTCGCCCGGATCGCCACGGACCACCTGCTCGACCTCGGGCACGAGACCGTCCACCACATCGCGGGCCCGCGGCGGTGGTACGCGGCCCGCGACCGGGCCGAGGGCTGGCGCAAGGCGCTGCGGGCCCGCGGCGCGGTGGAGCCGCCGGTCGTCGACGGCGACTGGTCGGCATCGTCCGGGTACGCCGCCGGGCGGGTGCTGGCCGCCGGCGACGTCACCGCCGTGTTCGCGGCCAACGACGACATGGCCATCGGGCTGATCCGCGCGCTGCTCGAAGCGGGCAGGCGGGTCCCCGAGGACGTGAGCGTCGTCGGCTTCGACGACACGCCCATCTCCGCCTACGTCACGCCGCCGCTGACCACCGTGCGGCAGCCGTTCGACCCGATGGCGACCGCGGGCCTGCGTCTGCTCGTGCACGCCATCGAACAGCCGCAGGCCGCCGACCTCGAACCCGAGACACCACCGCTCGAGCTCGTCGTCCGCGCTTCGACCGCCCGCTTCGCCGTCCACCCGGGCTGACCGTCCGGAACCCGGCTTCGCGCATTCCCCTCACTCCCCACCGGTGTGCCCGGCACGCCGCATTCCGCCCCCAGGAGTTCCGTCATGCCCGAACTCGTCCCGAACCACGCCTTCAGCCGCCGGTCCTTCCTCGCCGCGGCCGGCGCGGTCTCGCTCGGTGCCGCACTGGCCGCGTGCAGCGGCGGCGGGAGCACCGCCGCGCCCGCCGCCGAGAAGGTGAGCCAGGCCGACATCGACAAGGCGATGGCGACGCCCACCGAACTGGTCTTCTGGAGCTGGGCCCCGGAGATCGAGCAGGAAGTCGCCCTGTTCACGAAGAAGTACCCGGCGATCAAGGTCACCGTGCAGAACGCCGGCCAGGGCACGCCGCAGTACACGAAGCTGCGGACCGCGCTGCAGGCCGGCACCGGCGCGCCCGACCTGGCGCAGGTCGAGTTCCAGTACCTGCCGACCTTCACGGTCCTCGACAGCCTGCTCGACCTCCGCCCGTACGGCGCCGACGCGCTGAAGGCCAAGTTCGTCGACTGGACGTGGGGCCAGGTCAGCGGCCCGAACGGCGAGGTCTTCGCCATCCCGCAGGACACCGGCCCGATGGGCCTGCTCTACCGGCAGGACATCTTCGACCGATACGGCATCGCGGTGCCGAAGACGTGGGACGAGTTCGCGGACGCGGCGCGGAAACTGCACGCCGCCGCACCGGACGTCTACCTGACCAACCTCGCCTCCAACCAGCCGGCGGCCTGGCACGGCCTGCTCTGGCAGGCGGGCGACAAGCCCTACACGATGTCCGGCAAGAGCGACATCACGGTCGCCGTCAACAGCCCGGCCGCCAAGAAGCTCGCCGGCTACTGGGGCGGGCTGGCCAAGGAAGGCGTCATCGGGACCGAGACGGACTTCACCGACTCCTGGTACGCCTCGCTCAACAACGGCAAGTACGCCACCTGGATCACCGCGGCCTGGGGCCCGGCCTTCCTGTCCGGCTCGGCCAAGGCCACCGCGGGCAAGTGGCGGGCCGCGCCGCTCCCGCAGTGGGACGCGGCCAAGCCGAGCTCCGGCAACTGGGGCGGCTCGACCACGGCGGTGCTGAAGGGCACGAAGAACCCGATCGCGGCGGCGATGTTCGCGCAGTTCCTCAACAGCGACCCCGAATCGGCGAAGATGTTCGCCACCAAGCAGCTGTTCTTCCCGGCGACCAAGGCCCTGCTCGCCGACCCGTCGTTCGCCGGCGACACCCCGTCGTTCTACGGTGGCCAGAAGGTCAACGAGGTGTTCAGCGCGATCGGCGAGACCGTCTCACCGGAGTTCCAGTGGCCGCCGTTCCTCGACCAGGCCGTGACCGACTGGACCGAGACCGTCGGCAAGTCGCTGGCGGACAAGACCGACACGGTCGCCGCGCTCGACCAGTGGCAGTCGCGGATCACCACGTTCGCCAAGAACCAGGGCTTCACGGTCCAGGGCGGGTGAGCGCGGTGAAGCACCGTTCCGCCGGGCCGTGGTTCGTGGCCCCGTTCCTGATCCTGTTCGCGCTGTTCTTCATCACCCCGCTGGCGTATGCCGCCTACCTCAGTTTCTTCCAGCACAAGCTGATCGGCGGCACGGTCTTCGTCGGCCTGGACAACTACGTCAAGGCCGTCACCGATCCCCAGTTCCTCCGGGGCGTGCTGCGGGTGGCGACGTTCTTCGTCATCCAGGTGCCGGTGATGCTGCTGCTGGCGCTGCTGTTCGCGCTCGCGCTCGACAGCGGCCTGATGCGGCTGTCGAAGGTGGTCCGCCTGGGCGTCTTCGTCCCGTACGCGGTGCCCAGCGTCGTCGCGACGCTGATGTGGGGCTACCTCTACGGCCAGGACTACGGGCCGTTCGCCCAGCTGAGCTCGTTCTTCGGGCTGCCGGTGCCGAAGTTCCTCAGCGACAGCTGGATGCTCGGCAGCCTCGCGAACGTCGTCACGTGGGAGTTCGTCGGCTACAACATGATCATCCTCTACGCCGCGCTGCGGACCATTCCGGGCGAGCTCTACGAAGCGGCCGAAGTGGACGGTGCCGGCGCCTGGCGCACGGCCTGGTCGATCAAGCTCCCGGCGCTGCGCCCGGCACTGCTGCTGACCCTGCTGTTCTCCGTGATCGGCAGCTTCCAGCTGTTCAACGAACCCAAGCTGCTCAAGACGATCGCGCCCAACGTCATCGACAGCGGGTACACGGCCAACCTGTACGCGTACTCGCTCGCCTTCACCGGCCAGCAGGTCAACTACGCGGCCACCGTGTCGTTCCTGCTGGGCCTGGTCATCGTCGTCATCTCGTACACGATCCTGATCACCGCCAACCGCCGGAGCCGGAGGGCCGCCGCATGACCCGCCGTCGCAGCGTTCCGCTGACCGTCGCCATGCTCGCCGCGCTGGCCTACTTCCTGCTGCCGCTGTGCTGGCTGGTCATCGCCTCGACCAAGAGCACCCAGGACCTGTTCACGACGTTCGGGCTGTGGTTCTCGAAGGCGCCACAGCTGTTCACCAACATCGGCGACACGCTGTCGCACCAGGACGGGGTCTTCGTGCGCTGGCTGCTGAACACGATCGGCTACGCCGTCGTCAGCGCGCTCGGCGCCGCCCTGCTCGCCGCGGCCGCCGGGTACGGGTTCGCGAAGTACCGCTTCCGCGGCCACGGCGCCGGCTTCAACCTCGTGCTCGGCGCCGTCATGGTGCCCGCGACGGCCCTGGCCATCCCGACCTACCTGCTGTTCTCCCAGGTCGGCCTGGTCAACACGCCGTGGGCGGTGATCCTGCCGTCGCTGGTCAACCCGTTCGGGCTCTACCTGATGCGGATCTACGCCCAGGACGCCGTCCCGGACAGCGTCATCGAGGCCGCCCGGATCGACGGGGCGGGCGAGGCCCGGATCTTCTTCCGGATCGGGCTGCGGATGCTGGCGCCGGGCCTGGTCACCGTCGTGCTCTTCACGCTGGTGGCCACCTGGAACAACTACTTCCTGCCGCTGATCATGCTCAACGACCAGAACCTGTACCCGGTCACCCTCGGCCTCGCGCTCTGGGCGGACCAGGCCCAGAACGGCGGCGCCGGCACGAGCGGCGAGATGCTGCCGCTGGTGCTGACCGGTTCCCTGCTCTCGATCCTGCCCCTCGTCGTGGCTTTCCTGTTCCTGCAGCGGTACTGGCAGAGCGGGCTCGCCGCCGGCGCCGTCAAGCAGTGAAATCAATCCATTGTGGAGGTTCACCCATGGCGGTCCTGCCCGCCCGCGTCCTGTTCGGTGCCGCCTACTACCACGAGTACCAGCCGTACGAGCGGCTCAAGACCGACCTCGACCTGATGACCGAGGCCCGGTTCACCGTGATCCGCGTCGGCGAGTCGGTGTGGTCCACGTGGGAGCCGGAGAACGGCCGCTTCGACCTGGACTGGCTGCAGCCGGTCCTCGACGGCGCCCACGAGCGCGGGATTTCCGTGGTCCTCGGGACGCCGACGTACGCGGTGCCGCCGTGGCTGGCCCGGCAGTACCCGGAGATCACCGGCGAACGGGCGACCGGGCAGCGCATCGGCTGGGGTGCCCGCCAGGAGGTCGACTTCACGCACCCGGCGTTCCGGTTCCACGCCGAGCGCGTGATCCACAAGATCCTCGCCCGCTACGCGGAACACCCGGCCGTGATCGGGTTCCAGGTGGACAACGAGCCGGGGCTGGAGCTGTTCCACAACCACGGCGTCTTCCAGCGGTTCGTCGACCACCTGCGGGCGAAGTACGGCGACGTCGAGACGCTCAACCGCGAGTGGGGCCTGGTCTACTGGTCGCACCGGCTCTCGACGTGGGCCGACCTGTGGACCCCGGACGGCAACGCCCAGCCGCAGTACGACGTCGCCTGGCGGGAGTTCCAGGCCCGCCAGACCACCGAGTTCATCGCCTGGCAGGCGGATATCGTCCGCCAGTACTCGCGGCCGGAGCAGTTCGTCACCACGTGCATCTCCTACACGCGGCCGGCGGTCGAGGACGACGAGCTCACCGACAGCCTCGACATCGCCTCGGGCAACCCGTACTACGCGATGCAGGAGGGTCTGCAGCTGCCGGACCCGACCCCGGTCGGCCACGAGCAGAAGTGGAAGACCACCGGTGTCTGGTCGCTGTACCAGACCGCCGACTGGATGTTCTCTTCGCGCCAGGCGCCGTTCCTGGTCACCGAGACCAACGCCATGCACATCGGCCAGACCTGGGACAACCGGCCCGCGTTCGACGGCCAGTGGCGCCAGGCCGCCTGGGCGCTCGTCGCGCGCGGGGCCCGGATGATCGAGTACTGGCACTGGCACACGCTGCACTTCGGCGCCGAGACCTACTGGGGCGGGATCCTGCCGCACAGCGGACGGCCCGGCCGCACCTACGCCGAGCTCGCCCGCCTCGGCGAGGAGTTCGAGCTCGCCGGTGCCGCGGTCGCCGGGCTCGAGCCGGACGCGGACCTCACGATGGTGTACTCGACGCCGAGCAAGTGGCTCATGCAGAAGTACCCGGCACTGTCCACACCGGACGGCGAGCCGGACGCGGCGTCGTACCACCGGTTCTTCGACCCGTTCTACCGCGGCGCCTTCGACGCGGGCCGCCAGGTCCGGATCGTCCACATCCGGCAGCTGCACGACCCCCGCGGGGAACGCGAAGGCGTGGCACCGGAAGAAGCCGCCCGGCGGCACCCGGTCCTGGTCGTCCCCGCGCTGTACCTGGCCGCGGACAGCACGCTGGACTGGCTGGCCGCCTACGCCCGCGCGGGCGGCCACCTGGTCCTCGGCCCGCGCACCGGCTACGCCGACCACGAGGGGCGGGCGCGGCACGAATCGGCGCCCGGACGGCTCGTCGACGCCGCCGGCGTCCGGTACGACGAGTTCAGCAACCTCGGCGCCGACGTCCCGCTCAAGCCGGTGCCGGGCAGCCCACTGGAGCTGCCGCCGGGTGCGGCGGCGACGCGCTGGGTCGACGGCCTGACAGTGCTCGACGCGCAGGTGCTCGCCGAGTACGACCACCCGCACTTCGGCCGCTGGCCCGCGATCACCTCGCGGCCGGAGGGGGACGGGCGGGTGACGTACGTCGGCACGGTCCCGGACGCCGCGTCCGGCCGGGCTTTGGCCGAGTGGCTGGTGCCGCTGCCGTCGCACGCGTGGCCGAACCTGCCGGAGCCCGTGACCGCGACCACCGGGACCGCGCCCGGCGGCCGCCGGGTGCACATCGTCCACAACTGGAGCTGGAACCCCACCACCGTGACCGCGCCCGCGCCGCTGTCCGATCTGCTCGACGGCACGAACGTGCCGACGGGGATGGCCCTGAGCCTCGGCCCGTGGGACGTCCGCGTCTTCGTCGAACGAACCCCTACAAGGAAGTAGCGAGGTAGCGATGGTCCCCACCCGACGATCCTTCAAGGCGGTGCTGCTCGTCGTCGTCGCGGCGCTGCTGGGCGCGAGCCCGGCGGCGACCGCGCAGACGAGCGGCCCGACGACGATCTTCCAGCCGACGGCCGCCGCGGGGTACGCCAATCCCGGCGCGATGTACGCGCGGGCGATCACCCTGCACCACAACGGCGAGGCCAACGGGACGCTGTTCTCGACGTTCGAGGTCTACCGGAGCGCGGGTGCCCCGGCGTTCCCGGTGTACCGCAGCGGCGACGCCGGGAAGAGCTGGACGTACGTCTCCCAGGTGACCGACACGGTCAACGGCTACGGCATGCGCTGGAACCCGGAGATCTACGAGCTGCCGGACCGGCTCGGCACGCTCCCGGCGGGCACCCTGCTCGTCTCGGGGCTGTCGGTGCCCGCGGACATGCACTCCACCGAGATCCTGCTCTACGCCAGTACCGATCTCGGGAAGACGTGGAAGCTGCTGAGCTCCGTGGCCAAGGGCGGCGTGGCGTCGGTGTCCGATCCGAACACGCCGATCTGGGAACCGGTGCTGCTCATGCGCAACGGCAAGCTGATCGTGTACTACTCCGACCAGCGAGACAACGCGCACCACTCGCAGAAGCTCGTCCACCAGGTCACCACCGACGGCCGGACGTGGGGGCCGGTGGTCGACGACGTCGCCTACCCGGCGCAGCGGGCGCGGCCCGGCATGGCGACGGTCGCCGAGCTGCCCGGCGGCCGGTGGATCATGACCTACGAGTACTGCAACGCGCCGCAGGGCAGCTGCCCGGTGTACTACAAGATCGCCACCGACCCGGAGAAGTTCGGCCAGGCCGACGACAACCAGATCGTCCTCGACAACGGCGCGAAGCCGTGCTGCCAGCCGTTCGTCGTCTGGACGCCGTCGGGTGGGCCGCAGGGCACGATCGTGGTCAGCAACGGCGGCGGGACCGACCTCGCCGTCAACACCGCGGGTGGTGATCCCACGCAGTGGCGGTCGCAGGCGTCCAACGCCCCCGGCGGGTACAGCCGCGGCCTGATGGTGATGCCGGACGGCAACACCGTCATGTCGATCACCGGCGGCTGGCACGACAGCACCTACCTCAACACCGTCGAGTTCGCCCTCGACCACGTCGCCCCGGGCCTTTCGACGGGGGCGACGTACACGCTGACCAACGACCACTCGCGCCTGAACCTGGGCGTCAACGGCTCGTCGGTGGTCCAGCAGAGCGCCGCGACGCCCTGGGTGATCACCCGCCAGCCGACCGGGTACTTCACGGTGGCCACCGGCGGCCGCGTCCTGTCTGTCGTCGGCGGGTCCACACTGGACGGTGCGTGGCTGGAGCTGCGCACGCCCTCGCCGGGTTCGGCGACCCAGGAATGGGCGGTCGTCCAGCAGCCGGACGGGACGTACGAGCTGGCGAACCGCAAGAGCGGCAAGCTCCTGGAGGACCTCGCCTGGGCCACGACGCCGGGCGCCCCGATGGCGCAGTGGTCGGACGCCGACGGCCGCAACCAGCGCTGGACGCTGCACCAGACGGCGCTGCCGAACCTGACGACCGGCGACTTCACGATCCAGAACAAGCTGGGCAAGTACCTGGAGATCGCGGCCGGTTCGACGGCCCCGGGCACCCAGGCCGACCAGTGGTGGTACGCCAACCAGCCGTGGCACCTGTGGCGCTTCACCACGGCGAACGGCGGCTACCGGATCGTGAACGCGAAGTCCGGCCTGGCCCTGACCGACACCCACCCGGCGGCCGGCGAGGCGATCACCCAGACGGCCGTCGACCCGGGCAACGCCCAGCAGGTGTGGACGCTGGTGCCGAGCGGGGACCAGACGCTGATCAAGAACGCGGGCAGCGGCCGGTACATCACCATCGCAGGCGGCTCGCCGTCGAACCTGGCGAAGGCGGTGTCCTGGACGAAGATCGAGACGCCTGACCAGTTCTGGACGGTGCGCCGGATCAACTGAGGCCCCCGCGGGTGGTGCGGTGGCTCCCGCCGCACCACCCGGCCGGCCCAGCGCGGCCGCCGCGTCAGCGCGCGGCGGCCGCCACCGCACGGGCGCGGTCGGCCAGCCGGGCGGTGGCGTGCAGCACCGTCACGACCGAGCCGAGTGCGACCGCGCGGTCGCCCAGCTGTCCTTTGCAGACAGTCACCTGTGCGCCGGCGAAAGGGAGGGCGTCGCGCAGGAGCGCGCTGCGCAGTGGTGGCAGCAGAAGCTCGTAGGCGGCGGCGAGCTCGCCGCCGATGATCACGCGGTCCGGGTTGACCAGGTTGCCCAGGACGGCGATGGCCGTGCCGAGGCGGTGGCCCGCGTCGGTGAGCACCCGGACGCAGGCGCGGTCGCCCGCGAGGGCGTGCCGGATGAGGTCGACGGCCGTGAGCTCGGTGCCGTGGCGGGCGCGCAGCTGGTCGAGCAGCGCCGGCAGGCTGACGTACGTCTCGAGGCAGCCGCGGTTGCCGCAGCGGCAGATCCGGCCGGCCGGGTCGACGGTCATGTGCCCGAACTCCGCGGCCGTGCCGCACGAACCGCGGAACAGCCTGCCGCCCAGGACGAAGCCGGCGCCGATGCCGGTGCCGAGCTTGACGTAGACGGCGACCTGGGCGCCCTGGCCCGCGCCCCAGGTGACTTCGGCCAGCGCGCCGAGGTTGCCGACGTTGTCGACGATCACGGGCAGGCCGAGCAGGGCGCCGAGCTCCTCGGCCGGCCGCAGCCCGACCCAGCTCGGCGCGATGCTGGACGAGCCGACCGTGCCCGTCAGCGTGTTGACCGGTCCCGGCAGCCCGGCCCCGACGCCGAGCACCATGCTCTGCTTGACCCCCGCGGCGGCGAGCGCGTCCCGCGCGAGCGTGGCCGCGATCCGCAGCGCGTCCCGGGCGTCGTGGTCGCGGTCGAGCGGGCGGAGCTGCTCGGCCAGCACCGTGTGCGCCAGATCGGCGACGATCACGCGGATGTGCGTGTGCCCGAAGTCGATGCCGACGACGGCGCCGGCGGCGGGGTTGAGGGTGAGCAGGGTGCCCGGCCGGCCCTGTTTCGGCGGCCCGCCGGGACCCGGGCTGCCGTTCTCCACGATCAGGCCGTCCTGGTACAGCGCGCCGACGACGTTCGACACCGTGGCCCGCGAGACGTCCAGCAGGCGCGCGATGTCCGCCCGGGTCAGGGGACCGCGGGTGCGGAGGAGCTCGACCACCCGTTCGTGATTTCCCGGCCGGGTCCCCGGGCGCTGTGTCACCACACCCGAGATGTACCCGGTCGCCGCCGAAACGACAAGGATTGAACATATTCGACGGCATTCGACTGCGGGTGACGACTTTTCGGGCAGTTTTGTCCAGCTGGTTGACACATTGGGGCCCGTGGTTCCAGCATCAATGCTGCCGAGCAAGCGGTCAAACGATCACCGGATGCGTACCGGCGGCCGCGGCTCACCCGTTCGAACCACTCTCGCCCAAGGATGTGCGGATGTGAAACAGAACCGGTATCCCGGCGCCCTGCGCGCCGCACCCCGCTAGCCCCGTTGCCGACGCGGAGACCGCCGAAGCTCGATCGGCGGTCCGGGTGCCTTCCGCCGGAGTGTTAGCGCTAACACTGATCGCTCCCCGGAAACGGCCACCGCGTCGCCGCGGCTTTTCGAGCGGAAATGCGTGCCGTCCCCACGGAGGTGACCATGACTGTCCTCGACCTTTCCGATCCGCGGCCGACCCTGGCCGACGTGGCCAGGGTCGCCGGTGTCTCGTCGGCCACGGCGTCCCGGGTGCTCAACGGTTTTCCCCAGGTGCGCGCCGAGACCCGGCGCCAGGTCGAACAGGCCGTGCGGTCGCTCGGCTACGTCCGGCAGCGCGCGGCCCGCGCGGGGGAGGGGCAGCGGACCGGCACGGTCGCCGTCGTCATGTGTGAAGACGGCCTGCGGCTGTTCTCCGACCCGTTCTTCGGCCGGATCATGGGCGGCATCAACCGCGTGTTCACCGCCGCGGGCGTGCAGGTCGTGGTGCTGATGATGCCGTCGGCCGGCCAGGCCGCCACCTTCCGCTACCTCGGCGGCGGCCACGTCGACGGGGCGCTGTTCGTGAGCACGCACGCGCGGTACACGACGGCGTTGTCCCACGCCGATCTCCCGGTGGTCAGCGCGGGGCGGCCGATGGTGCCGGATCCTGCCCAGTGCACGTACGTCGACGTCGACAACCGCGGCGGCGCCGAGGCGGCGGTACGGCACCTGCTCGCCGCCGGGCGACGGCGGATCGCCACGGTCGCCGGCCCGAAGGACATGGCGCCGGGCCGCGACCGGCTCGCCGGCTACGCCGCCGCGATCTCCGGCTCGGCTCTCGTCGACCCGGGGCTGGTGGCCCACGGCGACTTCGGCCAGGCCTCCGGCGAGCACGCGACGCGGCAGCTGCTCGACCGGAGGCCCGACCTGGACGCGGTGTTCGCCGCCTCCGACGTGATGGCGGTGGGCGTGCTCCGGGCCCTGCGCCGCACTGGCCGCCGGGTGCCCGACGACGTGGCGGTGATCGGGTTCGACAACGCGCCGGTGTCGCGGAGGACGGATCCGCCGTTGACGACGGTGAGCCAGCCGGTGGAGGCGCTGGGGGCGCGGGCGGCGGGCGAGCTGCTCGCGGTGCTCGACGGGACCGTGCGGCAGCCGCGCCGGGTGGTGCTGGGGACGAGCCTGGTGGTCCGGGCTTCGGCGTGAGCGCGCGGCCGCCGGGAGGCGGCAAGCTACACTGGCGCGTACGTGTTACTGAGCGGTCGCTTAGTGACCTTGTTCACGAGGTGCCCGGCACGGCAGGCGGCAGGTGGGCCGCCGGGCCGGCAGGTGCCCAGGTCGGAGCTGTTTCCGCCGTGGATGGCGGGTGGCTGACGGGCGTCGCGAACGGGGGTGTTGCCGACGTCAAGGTGACCATTTCCGGTCGTTGTGGTGACCTCGGAGTGACACGTGAGTGACCGGTGAGGGGTGGGCAGCGTGCAGGAACGGACAGCGGGGGATCCCTGTGGTGGCACGGCCGTCGTGCTGCCCGACCCGGCGCGCTCGATCGGCGTGCTCACCTCGACACTGGCCACGCTCGGCAACAGCCGGACGCTCGACGCCATCGCGCGCTCGGCCGCGGCCGAGGGGTACGCGATCAAGCTGATGCCGCTGGGCAGGCCGACTCGCGACGGGGTCACCGACGCCTTCCGGGAACTGCGGAACCACGACGTCGACGGCCTGGTCGTGCTGGTCGAGGAATACGACCTGGATTGGCCGGGAATCGTTTTCCCGCAAGCCATCCCGGTCGTCGTCGTCGATTCCAACGCCCGCGCCGGCTACCCGACGGTGGACACCGACCAGGCGCAGGGGGCGGTGCTCGCGACCGAGCACCTGCTCAAGCTCGGCCACGAGACCGTCTGGCACATCGCGGGTCCGACGGACTCCTTCGCGGCCGAGCACCGGCAGGGGGCCTGGCGGCAGACGCTGACCCGGTTCGACCGCACGGTGCCGTTGCCGGTGGTCGGCGAC belongs to Amycolatopsis tolypomycina and includes:
- a CDS encoding carbohydrate ABC transporter permease, translating into MTRRRSVPLTVAMLAALAYFLLPLCWLVIASTKSTQDLFTTFGLWFSKAPQLFTNIGDTLSHQDGVFVRWLLNTIGYAVVSALGAALLAAAAGYGFAKYRFRGHGAGFNLVLGAVMVPATALAIPTYLLFSQVGLVNTPWAVILPSLVNPFGLYLMRIYAQDAVPDSVIEAARIDGAGEARIFFRIGLRMLAPGLVTVVLFTLVATWNNYFLPLIMLNDQNLYPVTLGLALWADQAQNGGAGTSGEMLPLVLTGSLLSILPLVVAFLFLQRYWQSGLAAGAVKQ
- a CDS encoding ROK family transcriptional regulator; amino-acid sequence: MVELLRTRGPLTRADIARLLDVSRATVSNVVGALYQDGLIVENGSPGPGGPPKQGRPGTLLTLNPAAGAVVGIDFGHTHIRVIVADLAHTVLAEQLRPLDRDHDARDALRIAATLARDALAAAGVKQSMVLGVGAGLPGPVNTLTGTVGSSSIAPSWVGLRPAEELGALLGLPVIVDNVGNLGALAEVTWGAGQGAQVAVYVKLGTGIGAGFVLGGRLFRGSCGTAAEFGHMTVDPAGRICRCGNRGCLETYVSLPALLDQLRARHGTELTAVDLIRHALAGDRACVRVLTDAGHRLGTAIAVLGNLVNPDRVIIGGELAAAYELLLPPLRSALLRDALPFAGAQVTVCKGQLGDRAVALGSVVTVLHATARLADRARAVAAAAR
- a CDS encoding RICIN domain-containing protein, with translation MVPTRRSFKAVLLVVVAALLGASPAATAQTSGPTTIFQPTAAAGYANPGAMYARAITLHHNGEANGTLFSTFEVYRSAGAPAFPVYRSGDAGKSWTYVSQVTDTVNGYGMRWNPEIYELPDRLGTLPAGTLLVSGLSVPADMHSTEILLYASTDLGKTWKLLSSVAKGGVASVSDPNTPIWEPVLLMRNGKLIVYYSDQRDNAHHSQKLVHQVTTDGRTWGPVVDDVAYPAQRARPGMATVAELPGGRWIMTYEYCNAPQGSCPVYYKIATDPEKFGQADDNQIVLDNGAKPCCQPFVVWTPSGGPQGTIVVSNGGGTDLAVNTAGGDPTQWRSQASNAPGGYSRGLMVMPDGNTVMSITGGWHDSTYLNTVEFALDHVAPGLSTGATYTLTNDHSRLNLGVNGSSVVQQSAATPWVITRQPTGYFTVATGGRVLSVVGGSTLDGAWLELRTPSPGSATQEWAVVQQPDGTYELANRKSGKLLEDLAWATTPGAPMAQWSDADGRNQRWTLHQTALPNLTTGDFTIQNKLGKYLEIAAGSTAPGTQADQWWYANQPWHLWRFTTANGGYRIVNAKSGLALTDTHPAAGEAITQTAVDPGNAQQVWTLVPSGDQTLIKNAGSGRYITIAGGSPSNLAKAVSWTKIETPDQFWTVRRIN
- a CDS encoding beta-galactosidase: MAVLPARVLFGAAYYHEYQPYERLKTDLDLMTEARFTVIRVGESVWSTWEPENGRFDLDWLQPVLDGAHERGISVVLGTPTYAVPPWLARQYPEITGERATGQRIGWGARQEVDFTHPAFRFHAERVIHKILARYAEHPAVIGFQVDNEPGLELFHNHGVFQRFVDHLRAKYGDVETLNREWGLVYWSHRLSTWADLWTPDGNAQPQYDVAWREFQARQTTEFIAWQADIVRQYSRPEQFVTTCISYTRPAVEDDELTDSLDIASGNPYYAMQEGLQLPDPTPVGHEQKWKTTGVWSLYQTADWMFSSRQAPFLVTETNAMHIGQTWDNRPAFDGQWRQAAWALVARGARMIEYWHWHTLHFGAETYWGGILPHSGRPGRTYAELARLGEEFELAGAAVAGLEPDADLTMVYSTPSKWLMQKYPALSTPDGEPDAASYHRFFDPFYRGAFDAGRQVRIVHIRQLHDPRGEREGVAPEEAARRHPVLVVPALYLAADSTLDWLAAYARAGGHLVLGPRTGYADHEGRARHESAPGRLVDAAGVRYDEFSNLGADVPLKPVPGSPLELPPGAAATRWVDGLTVLDAQVLAEYDHPHFGRWPAITSRPEGDGRVTYVGTVPDAASGRALAEWLVPLPSHAWPNLPEPVTATTGTAPGGRRVHIVHNWSWNPTTVTAPAPLSDLLDGTNVPTGMALSLGPWDVRVFVERTPTRK